A window of the Artemia franciscana chromosome 3, ASM3288406v1, whole genome shotgun sequence genome harbors these coding sequences:
- the LOC136024764 gene encoding uncharacterized protein LOC136024764 codes for MRALSQIQKKAIAAYLLSKRRKQEQLYGSAKQATRRWWVRPVLRKRETDGAFSKLVQDLEKEDPQWYFEYLRMTPTKFKELLAIVKSKIEKKHTNWRRPISAATRLALTIRHLATGESKRSLSYQYLIGRSTVTLIVAETTEAIWTSMKSQCLKPPTQSTFQTIADKFMRRWDFPNCIGAIDGKYIRLRCPENSGSTYFCHKRFFSVVLMAVVDADYKFQFVDVGAEGSAGDSSIFARSSFGCAILNGTIETPEPKPIPNGTILPHVFVADEAFPLKMNIMRPFPGGLSVADRQKRVYNYRLSRARLVVENAFGILAARWRIFN; via the exons ATGAGAGCATTAAGCCAAATCCAGAAGAAGGCTATTGCAGCGTATCTTCTGAGTAAGCGAAGAAAGCAG GAGCAGCTATATGGAAGTGCAAAACAAGCTACACGGAGGTGGTGGGTCAGACCAGTCCttagaaaaagagaaacagaTGGTGCCTTCAGCAAATTGGTGCAGGATCTAGAAAAGGAAGATCCACAATGGTATTTCGAATACCTTAGAATGACTCCTACAAAATTCAAGGAACTCTTAGCAATTGTTAAAAGTAAGATTGAGAAGAAACATACCAATTGGAGGAGACCTATTTCAGCAGCTACGAGACTTGCACTGACGATCAGGCATCTTGCTACAGGAGAGTCAAAGAGGTCTTTGTCCTACCAGTATTTGATTGGCCGTTCGACAGTCACTCTTATAGTGGCAGAAACGACAGAGGCCATTTGGACTAGCATGAAAAGCCAATGTTTGAAGCCACCAACCCAATCCACGTTCCAGACAATCGCTGACAAGTTTATGAGGCGGTGGGACTTTCCAAATTGCATAGGAGCAATTGATGGAAAATATATCAGGTTAAGATGCCCAGAAAACAGTGGCTCTACGTATTTCTGCCACAAGAGATTCTTTAGTGTTGTACTGATGGCAGTTGTTGATGCTGACTATAAGTTTCAGTTTGTAGACGTTGGAGCAGAGGGTAGTGCTGGTGACTCAAGTATATTTGCCAGGTCATCGTTTGGGTGTGCCATTCTGAACGGAACAATTGAAACTCCTGAGCCTAAGCCCATCCCTAATGGGACCATCTTACCACATGTTTTCGTAGCTGACGAGGCATTCCCCTTGAAAATGAACATAATGAGACCATTTCCAGGTGGCTTGAGTGTAGCTGACAGGCAGAAAAGGGTCTACAATTACCGTTTGTCTCGAGCTCGCTTGGTTGTAGAAAACGCATTTGGAATCTTAGCTGCACGCTggcgtatttttaactaa
- the LOC136024765 gene encoding uncharacterized protein LOC136024765 — protein MPCSYLKKKKKIMEVVTEKLIMAVRCQPILFSKNLSDHSKKHLVLKAWEMVSGEVGVSVQECQKMWRSLRDGYMREKRSQMLTKSGSAAVKEKKPWKWYNHMIFLSDHISFRPTQSNFELPIRVEVGSGGEIQETEESEENVIYEDSGQVQLDYVEETNPILFESPNGRTSSCSFAQPRSPTPKRKKASKGECSKSEFERDLIGIVGKEQDPDEMFCLVLAADIKKLSDKKKAFIKFKIQELLFKLSIDQMSLD, from the exons ATGCCttgttcttatttaaaaaagaaaaaaaaaataatggaggtGGTGACTGAGAAACTAATTATGGCTGTTAGGTGCCAGcccatattattttcaaaaaatttgagtGATCACTCCAAAAAACACCTTGTGTTAAAGGCCTGGGAAATGGTCTCAGGGGAAGTTGGTGTTAGTG TGCAAGAATGTCAAAAAATGTGGCGTTCTCTAAGAGACGGATATATGAGAGAGAAACGCTCTCAGATGCTGACAAAGAGTGGATCAGCAGCAGTGAAGGAGAAGAAGCCCTGGAAATGGTACAACCACATGATCTTCCTGAGTGACCATATTTCATTTAGACCAACACAGTCAAACTTTGAGTTACCAATTAGG gtTGAAGTTGGGTCAGGCGGAGAGATCCAAGAGACAGAGGAATCCGAAGAAAATGTCATATATGAAGACAGTGGCCAGGTCCAGTTAGACTATGTGGAAGAAACGAATCCTATCTTGTTTGAATCCCCAAATGGCAGGACATCGTCGTGCTCATTCGCTCAGCCCAGGTCCCCCACCCCAAAGAGAAAGAAAGCTTCGAAGGGAGAGTGTTCAAAGTCAGAATTCGAGAGAGATCTGATCGGTATTGTTGGAAAGGAGCAAGACCCAGACGAGATGTTTTGTCTTGTTCTTGCTGCAGATATTAAAAAACTAAGTGACAAAAAGAAagctttcatcaaatttaaaattcaggaGCTTCTTTTCAAATTGTCTATTGATCAGATGTCTCTCGACTGA